A part of Kryptolebias marmoratus isolate JLee-2015 linkage group LG8, ASM164957v2, whole genome shotgun sequence genomic DNA contains:
- the LOC108249410 gene encoding galactose-specific lectin nattectin-like, which produces MASGLLFTLILCTLWTGGTTKCAPRPAAFCETCPPGWTWYGGHCYLFVKSEKDWADAESHCNSLDGNLASIQSSDEYTFIRDLVFREAGSHPRTWVGGHDAVKDGVWMWSDGSKFVFSSWGKGEPNNNAGGESCMEINLRGNDYVNDEKCNGRKPFLCVRDP; this is translated from the exons ATGGCCTCAGGTCTCCTTTTCACCCTGATCCTCTGCACTCTGTGGACCGGAGGAACC ACGAAATGTGCTCCTCGACCAG cggctttctgtgagACCTGTCCTCCTGGTTGGACCTGGTACGGAGGCCACTGTTACCTGTTTGTGAAAAGTGAGAAGGATTGGGCCGATGCTGAG AGTCACTGCAACTCCCTGGATGGGAACCTGGCCTCCATCCAAAGCTCCGATGAGTACACCTTCATAAGGGACCTGGTCTTCAGAGAAGCAGGATCCCACCCGAGGACTTGGGTTGGAGGCCACGATGCAGTGAAG GACGGTGTCTGGATGTGGAGCGATGGGTCGAAGTTTGTCTTCAGCTCTTGGGGCAAAGGGGAACCAAACAACAATGCTGGAGGAGAGAGCTGCATGGAGATCAATTTAAGAG gaAATGATTACGTCAACGATGAGAAGTGCAACGGCAGAAAGCCTTTCCTCTGTGTCAGAGATCCGTAG